In Oncorhynchus tshawytscha isolate Ot180627B linkage group LG08, Otsh_v2.0, whole genome shotgun sequence, the genomic window GTCATATTGTAATATTAGGCCCACTGACTAGTTTGTGAAACAGATACATATTGAGAAATTGCCAAGGTCAAGGACAACACATTTTTGAACATTTGATATGAAGACACAAGCATCTGAAATAAATGTTCAGACTATAACAATCATGTCCCGATTACATAACATGACTGTGTCATCCAGTATATGCCATCTAAGTGATGCTCCCCCCTACCCCCATTCACCCACCCATCCAACTCAGTCTCACTCATTAGTAGGCTACAGCAATCTCATCCACCAGCCGtcactctcttcctcactctttctttctctctcttcctctctctgtcccccccctttttttctctctctctctctttcgctctccctccttttctgcctctctctctctctctctctctctctctctctctctctctctctctctctctctctctctctctctctctctctctctctctctctctctctctctctctctctctctctctctctctctctctctctatatatatatatatatatatatatatatatatatatatatatatatggggataTGGTTACTTCTCTAACCCCCCTTGGTTTCCACACTACTCAGCATTGAGGCGGCTTTACCTCACGCGCAGACCTAATCTCAGATTACGCTCAAATCCAGGCGACGATACCTGGAACTGCATCGGAGTTATTAGGACGATGATCATGATCTAAATATAATAGTTTTTGATGTTACTTTTGTCCCTAATGAGGTAGTTTTCCTATATGGACCTAGGTCTTCCAGGAAGAGTAGAAATACCTTGCCAATGTCACACTCAGCTCACTATCGGTCTAGGGGTTCTATAAACATTTATCTGAGGTTTATCATTTCAATTTAATCAAATGCAGGTATCATTGACAAAACCCACACCATTCCTTTACCAACCCGCATCTAAGTAGAGTCAATAATCAGGATTCCTCGCTGAAGATATTGCTTGTGTTTTACTGTATATTTAAGGTCCAGTGTCTCTGTTTTGATTCACAGATGACAGATGCTTACTGAACAAAACTGCTGGTGACCCTGCTGCTACGCTGCTATAGTTGGCTGACTGGATATGTACAGACTGACACGTCTAGCAACACCTCCATGTGTGCTTATGAGGTTAGTCCTTTTGTGAGGTAAAATACCTGTCAATCACTCTGTATTTTAATACAGGATTACATTCATTGTCAATcccgaacaaacacacacacctatctgCCACGGACCTTCGAGGTAGCAAGGTGGTCAGTTAGTAGTGTGTAGGAGTGTGAAAGAGTTTACATTTTTAGATTTTCTTTTTAACAGTACATTTTTTCCAGTTGCATACCAAAGACAACAGAAACATATTTTTTATACTGTGAAATGATGTCATTGTCTGCATATTGATAAGAAGAGGATTTGTAACAAACAAAGAGCCTATTCAATAATTGACTCATAGAATTTTGTAAAGGTAAGCTATCAAACTTCTGTTTGACTACAGGTAAATGTACTTTTACATGGTGTCTTGAAAAGGGCAGGACATCTTAAGACAAAATTACATTGTTGCAGTGATTCTAATTACCTGTAGTTGCAGTTCTCTCAATCAAGTATCCCCAGGTATGTTTCTTTACCGAATGAAGCACTTATCTGATTAAGATTTAAGAACAAATTTAAACAATTAAGATGCATAAAACATTTACTTCAAAAATGTTTTGTATTAATATCCTGTATCGTATAGCATGAATTTTTAGCATGAAAACAGTTTCAAGAACTTGTATTGGTCCCATCCCTAGATGTTCCCCTGGTCAGCAGTGTTTTCTCTGGAGCCGAAGGTGCCTGGACAGCGTACAGCAGAAGAACTAGTCACCAATACTCTGATGCTGGAGCTGGGTGCCATGGTGAAGCGCACCGAACGTATCCGCCTGGAGAGGGTGACACAAGAGGGCCGGCGCCGACGCAGCTCCTCCTCTGCTGATTATAGATGGCTGGCCACTGCCCCCACCCACCAACCCTACGAGCTGACCCCCCGAGATCTGATAGAACTGCAGGACCTGTGTGCCAGGGTGCCACCATCTCAGTGTGGCCCTGTCATTGTCAGGTGGGACTTTGTACCTTATTAGTGTCAGAGAGGTGTATGTACactacacatcaaatcaaattgtatttgtcacatgcgccaaataaaacaggtgtagaccttacagtgaaacgcttacttacaagccttaaaccaacaatgcagttttaagaaaaataagtgtgaaGAAAGTatttaaaataaactgaagtaaaaaagaaaagaagaaaagaaagaaaaatagaaaacagcaaataattaaggagcaacaataaaataacagtagcgaggctatatacaggtggtaccggtacagagtcaatgtgcaggggcatcggttagtcgaggtaatatgtacatgtagatagaagtaaagtgactatgcatagataatagagagtagcagcagcataaaaatgggggtgggggggttcagtgcaaatagtccgggtagccatttgattagctattcaggagtattatggcttgggggtagaagcagtttagaagccttttggacctagacttggtgctccggtaccacttgccgtgcggtagcagagagaacagtctatttttagggccttcctctgacaccgcctggtatagaggttctggatggcaggaagcttggccccagtgatgtactggggtgtacgcactaccctatgtactgccttgcggtcggaggccgagcagttgccataccaggcattgaTACAACCAGtctggatgctctcaatggtgcatctgtagaatattttgaggatctgaggaccaatgccaaatcttttcagtcttctgagggggaataggcgttgttgtgccctcttcacgactgtctttgtgtgttagtttgttggtgatgtggacaccaaggaacttgaagctctcaacctgctccactacaacccatcgatgagaatggggacatgctcggtcctccttttcctgtaatccacaatcatctccattgtcttgatcacattgaaggagaggtggttatcctggcaccacactgccaggactctgacctcctccctataggctgtctcatcgttgtcggtgatcaggcctaccactgttgcgtcgtcggcaaacttaatgatggtgttggagtcgtgcttggccatgcagtcatgggtgaacagggagttcaggaggggactgagcacgcacccctgaggggcccccgtgttgaggatcagcgtggcggatgcgttgttacctacccttaccacctgggggcggcccgtcaggaagtccagaatccagttgcagaggggggtgtttatcactatggtgttgaacactgagctgtagtcaatgaatagcattctcacataggtgttccttttgtacaggtgggaaagggcagtgtggagtgcaatagagattgcatcatatgtggatctgttggggcagtatgaaaattggagtgggtctagggtttctgggataatggtgttgatgtgagccatgaccagcctttcaaagcacttcatgtctacagacgtgagtgctactggttggtagtcatttaggcaggttaccttggtgttcttgggcacagggactatggtggtctgcttgaaacatgttggtattacagactcggtcaggaacaggttgaaaatgtcagtgaagacacttgccagttggccaGAGCATGCTCagggtacacgtcctggtaatccatctggcccggcggccttgtgaatgttgacctgtttaaaggtcttactaacatcggctacggagagcgtgatcacacagttgtcaggaaaagctgatgctctcatgcatgcttcagtgttgcttgcctcgaagtgagtatagaagttatttagctcgtctggtaggcttgtatcactgggcagctcatggctgtgcttccctttgtagttcgtaattgtttgcaaaccctgccacatccgacgaacaTCGGagtcggtgtagtacgattcaatcttagtcctgtagacgctttgcctgtttgatgattcatcggagggcatagcgggatcaATGCCATACTTCTCAATGCCATGGGAAGaattccggaacatattccagtctgtgctagaaaaacagtcctgtagtttagcatctgcggCATTTGTCCACTTATCCTGAATGTCTCAGGTAGATAATGGAGATGGATTAATCATCATTCTCAACAGGTCCACCTTTATCTCTCTATCAACATCAAACAAACTCCTTTTTTACCTTTGTCCTCTACCCAGGTTCAGGAATCTGGTGACAAAGACCGAGCCGGAAGTTTACGAGGTGGCTCGTCTGTTCCGCACGGTTCTACGTGActgtgtggagggagaagaggagaacgaGGAGATGAGGATGAGGTCAGCCGGCTGGGACAAACAACGCAGCAAGAGCCTCTCCTTTGTAACCTTCCGCTCCAAGTTCCGCCCCGCACCCTTCAGGGGCGGGGGCCTGGGCGGGTCGCGCGGCAACCTGCAGGAGGAGTCCAGCTGGTacgaggaagaggtggaggagcaggagggagcAGCGAATGTGGCGAGAGCGGCCAGGAAGGGGAGGAGCATGAGCATGCCTGATATCACCCCCATCGAACGGAGTGCACTTGGCTGAGAAAGGGAGGGACaattgctgatgtaaaaagggctttataaaatacatctgATTGATTGAGGaagggaggaatgggacaaaGAAAGGAATGTCGAGAAGTCAAATATGTCTCAAGGTGAGACATGCAACATTGACAGCTCACACCTCAGCAGATTTCCACTTACTCTTTAGACAAAAAGATGCAGCTGTATTAAACATATACTAGAGTGGAAATGCAAGCTTAGCCAGCAATGTATGCCATAATATTTCAAACATTATTTTTATTGTGAATTACATTTTCTGAACGTGTGAACACTTGAAATGCAAAATTAACTAGATTTTGAATGCATAAAATAAAACCTTATTTTTCAACAGATCCTTGATAATGAGTTTGTGTGGATTCAATACAATGAGTCCATTACTACTGTTCCAGTCCTTTGGTTGTGATTCTTACTCTATAAGTTAATTCTATTAACCTTCTATAATACTCTTACTCAGTAAACAATGAGTCCTTTGTACTTCCCCatagttatttttttaatatGCACTTATTTCCAATATATTAGCACTTTATACACTGTAGAAATCAAGGCATTTGGGAAAAAAAGGGAACAAATAGGAGTGTTTCCTTATTAACAAAGTTCTGGTCGTTAAATAATGGCCTGTACATAAACGTCTGTCCTcagagagataggaagaggaCAGTCTCCAATAAAGCAGTAAGGTCCAAACTGGCCAGTTGCAGAAAGGATTGATAGAGAAAGTCACTTCACTAGTGTACATTCAGCCCTTCATACAGAGTCAGAACCATCAACATGTCACCTGTTAATAACAGCTGTTATAACCTGTTAATAAGGCTCTCTCAAGTGACAATACAAAGTAATGacatatggtgccatttgagactcatccgattccctatttagtgcactacttttgtccagggcccataAAGCTCTgatcaaagtagtgcactgtataggaagtggcatttgggacacacaacAGGTAACAGTATTCAAAGTGACCCCAGCTGACTTGCTGGCAGGTAAAGCAGATCATCTAAACTGTTCATTCTGCAATAACAGTGTTATGTAACTTGTTATAAAGTGTTTGGGTCGGACTCGTCACATTGTTTATGATTGGATCTATGAAGGGAATGTCCTCTTCAGTTTAAACAGCCTttaaccctcctgtacttcataaAACAGCTCATACCACAGGTGTCTTGTCACATTTCTTTGAAATTGAAAGTACCCATTTGGCAAATAAGGAAGCGTGAAAGCTTGAAAGTCccccaacaaaacaaaaaatgttttcactCATGCGTTGTGTGAATGATAGAGCGAGAAGTGCTTAAAGTCCCTCTCTTTAATAAGAGGATAATAATGAGAAGAGAAAAAACTAGAATACATCATTACAATATGAGAAAGAAAACTCCAGTATTTTGTGTGCTCACAGACAGGAAGTTCATGAGTAAGCCCTTCCTGTCTTTCCACCAATCAACACTACGAGGCATAAATAAAATTAACCAAAAACCAAAACTAGTTTGCAGAATCAAACCATTAAATAGCCATTTTTGATTAAATGTTTTATGATTTAGTCTCTAAAGTAACAAAGAACAGAATGACAAAAATTGTGGTCATACTATAAAGTGTTTCGATACCATATCCTTTTCATTACAGGTATTTCCTTCATCTCTGTGGGGGGAGAACTACTATAATTTGTTGGTCTGCTGGACCTCAAGTCCCAAACCGTCCAATAACACTCCATTCCCACTGCCCCGGTGCTGTGGCAACCCCTCATCTCAGTCCAAGCTTTCCCATTGTCTTATTTCAGACAGCATGACCCCGCCTGAACTATTGCTCCACTACTGTTTTATAGGAGTGACACAACCTATCAGAAGAGACACTAGGAGTGACACAACCTCAGACATCCCCCTTCCTTTTCTTCATGATTCCCTTCTTTCTCCGTCGTTTCTCCCTGCTCAGGCGAGGAAGACCACAAAGACGATGAAGAAGACTATGAGGACGAGGAAAATCTTGACCATAAGCCAGCGGTTGGAGGACACAGACTGGAAGTACTTTAGGATCTCTGTGTGAGCCATGTCCACATTGAGCTGAGTGTCCTCCACGTTAGCATCAATCCTACAGGGGAGGACAGGAACAAACGCATAGGGCTTTAGATAAAGATCTAGCAGTGCTCAAGCATCTCaaagttcctcctctgttctccccccccacgtctctctccctccctcacctctgtacagtctcctcctgctccttcacCATGTGCGCCAGCTGCTGGAAGATGGAACCCAGCTCTACGATGGTGCTCTCAATGTTCTGCATGGTGTCTGCACGGCTCTGGATGTATGAGTcctacaccacagagaaacagcATTATAGTAACACTGACAGACACAATACAGGTGTAAATAAAGTGTTTGTACCTGCTCATCAATGAGCTGGAGCTGTAGAGGGTTAGACTGGTTGTCCATGTTGATGGCCACCTCACCCCCCATACTCCTGGACTCATCCTGCATCAACACTGAACTCTCTGGCAGAGGAGATGGTCAGTTGATAGAAAATAAAAGTTTGGTGACTGAAATTCCAAGAGACATTTGTGAAGTTATCTGGTGTAGGAATGAGAGGCTGAAGGTGAGATAAACATGGTGTTCTATCTTACTGAAGTTGTtggcgaggagaggagaagaagaggagacaggaggctgAGAGAACTGTTCTCTCCTGCTCTTCTGCTGCTTCAGGTtctagggacagagagggacagagtatcatgtttacatttttattgtttattatctacttcacttgctttggcaatgttaacatatgtttcccacgcCAATAAATCCCTTCAATCAAATTGAAAGAGAACGAAAGAGAAAGAACAATAAACTCAACCTAGCGTTATTAGAATTCTTCAGGTTCAGTGGCAGAAAGTTCCAGGGGCTGGAAGTTCCAGTGAATCTTACCTCTGTTCTTACTTCTAGAACCGACTTGAAGTCATTGGACATGGATGCTAGTTTGGactgcaacaaaacaaaaacctgGTTGTTGATTATTAAAGCCTCAGGTTTCATATGGCTACATCATTTTACTCATCCACATCAGTTACATAATGCAGTAGAGGCACTGGCAGTCAGACCTGCAGGGAGACAACGATGGTGTTGGAATGGGTCTGGATGTGTCTGCCGCTGGGAGCTCCACGTGAACGGATCAGATCCTGCAGCTGGGCTATCTGCTTGTTCAGGCTGTTAATGTCCTGAGAGGGGAATAGTGGGAGACATACAGAAGAGAGTCAAACAGGGCACAGAACAGTTACACATAGACTGCACCCACTAAAACAGACAAGTTTGCCTCTGACTAGAGATTCCACCTGACTGACTGGTCATCATGTTTGCCATTTAGTTAATGACGAGAGACAGCCGACTGTTTTTATGGTATCTGTGTCaacgcaaaaacaaaacaaaaaaatctcaCCTGCTTGATGATGTAGGTTAACTCTTCAATCTCCACTGCCTTGTCATCAAATAGAGATTTTCTTTTAGCCACTAAAAAAGGTCAAAACAGTCATATATCCAGAACTTTGACAAAACAAGTTACTCAAAATTGTTATTCATGAGAAATGTTAAAACATAAATATTGCTATATACTTACATATAGTGAGTTTCTCTAGTTTAGCAAACGTATTACTCAGGTCTTTTCCTATTCTCCTGGAGGGATTCAAAACAACAGGAGATTGGCATCAGTCATAGGCCAAAACATGAAAACAGTGAAAGGAATCTGCTAACGCATGTACATAGCTGCATGAAGGTGCAGGTACTTTACCCCGCACCTTAGAGACTTCTGCCCTATGTACATTGTCATGGaacacatactgttttacccacttcatatgtatatactgtattctagtcaaggctcatcctatataactac contains:
- the LOC112255923 gene encoding protein RD3-like isoform X1, with the protein product MCAYEMFPWSAVFSLEPKVPGQRTAEELVTNTLMLELGAMVKRTERIRLERVTQEGRRRRSSSSADYRWLATAPTHQPYELTPRDLIELQDLCARVPPSQCGPVIVRFRNLVTKTEPEVYEVARLFRTVLRDCVEGEEENEEMRMRSAGWDKQRSKSLSFVTFRSKFRPAPFRGGGLGGSRGNLQEESSWYEEEVEEQEGAANVARAARKGRSMSMPDITPIERSALG
- the LOC112255923 gene encoding protein RD3-like isoform X2, which codes for MFPWSAVFSLEPKVPGQRTAEELVTNTLMLELGAMVKRTERIRLERVTQEGRRRRSSSSADYRWLATAPTHQPYELTPRDLIELQDLCARVPPSQCGPVIVRFRNLVTKTEPEVYEVARLFRTVLRDCVEGEEENEEMRMRSAGWDKQRSKSLSFVTFRSKFRPAPFRGGGLGGSRGNLQEESSWYEEEVEEQEGAANVARAARKGRSMSMPDITPIERSALG
- the LOC112255922 gene encoding syntaxin-5 produces the protein MTCRDRTNEFQSACKSLQTRQNGVQPTKPALSALKQRSDFTLMAKRIGKDLSNTFAKLEKLTILAKRKSLFDDKAVEIEELTYIIKQDINSLNKQIAQLQDLIRSRGAPSGRHIQTHSNTIVVSLQSKLASMSNDFKSVLEVRTENLKQQKSRREQFSQPPVSSSSPLLANNFKSSVLMQDESRSMGGEVAINMDNQSNPLQLQLIDEQDSYIQSRADTMQNIESTIVELGSIFQQLAHMVKEQEETVQRIDANVEDTQLNVDMAHTEILKYFQSVSSNRWLMVKIFLVLIVFFIVFVVFLA